Within the Borrelia coriaceae genome, the region TAAGTTAACATAAACTTTATAACAAAAAAATAAACTTTACAAAAACAGTAAATACTTATAACAACTGAAATATAACAATCAAAATTGAGATAAATTTCTACAATCATGATGATAAGGAGAGTTACATGAGTAAAATTAATCTTATTTTTGTTTCATTACTACTAATGGGTAGTTGTTACAAATATGATCTTACAAACAAACCCAAAAGTAGAAGTACAAGAGAAGTACAAGAAGAACAAACAGAAGATATACAAGAAAAACCCGAAGCAGTATTAAGATCAAAATTAAATGATACTGAAAAATCAAGTCTAGATTTCTTAAAACAAGCTTTAGGTAATGATGCTAAATTTAATAAGTTTGTATTGTTAAATGAAAGCAAAGTTAAAAATGCACTTAAACACATACAAACTGAACTTGAAAAGTGTACTGAAGAACGTAAACAAACTTTCAAAGAAGTAGTTAAAGGATACTTTTCTGATAAAATGGATGAAAGCAAACTAGATGGTTTTTCAAATGGCGCAGTAAGCACATGTAATTAACAATAAAGCTAGTATATATCAAAAAACATAGTATATTGATAAGTAAGATCTTAAATAAATAATCATCTTTACTCAAAACAAATAAAAGCACGACTCATATCAAAGTTGTGCTTTTTTAATAATAAAGATGTTAATAGAGAGTAGTAATTGTAAATGAAAAAAAGAATAAATTAAACTCATTACAAAAATGGTAAAGGGAACAAAAAAGTTAACCACAAGTTAACTGATAGTAAGAAGTTAAAATTTGCAAGCATAAACACACCACTGCAACACATTAACTTATTAAAAGAAATCATAAAGTAGATACAAAGTAAATAGTTTAGTATTTGTAAATAAAAACAAGAAGTATGTATAGATATTTCTTGGCCTTATGTCTTTAAATAGTTTTTAATCTTTAAATAGATACTCTAAAAGAAATATTTTACATACAATGCTAAGCATCTAAATTTGACTTTAAGAGTAAGTATTTGCTACTATTTTTATAGCTAAATTTATATATTTTTAATGTGTTTAGTTAACTTGTAAAGTACATGCAAAAAGAACATTTAATTAATAAGTTAATAAAGCAAAATACACAATTAAATGAAGAACTCGGTCTACTAAAAACCAAGCTTAAAGATAAAAAAACCAAGCAAATAAGAAGTATTCCTATAAGATTTTATCTTAATGATAAGATAATAAGACTAGTAAAGAGATGTATAGAAAAACTTAAAGAAAAAGATCCAATCTCGGGATGGTTTGTATACTTACTCTCAATTACTGGTTGTAGAGGTGTTGAGATTCAAAATGTAAAACTTACTGATATCTCTAAAGAGAGGAGTAGTGATGGTGAAATGTTTTATTCTATTCGTGTAAATGTAGCTAAAAAAAGAAATAGTATATGTATAAGAGAAGTAATAATTAGCAAATCTGAATTCAACTCTATAATGCAAGCGC harbors:
- a CDS encoding Mlp family lipoprotein codes for the protein MSKINLIFVSLLLMGSCYKYDLTNKPKSRSTREVQEEQTEDIQEKPEAVLRSKLNDTEKSSLDFLKQALGNDAKFNKFVLLNESKVKNALKHIQTELEKCTEERKQTFKEVVKGYFSDKMDESKLDGFSNGAVSTCN
- a CDS encoding tyrosine-type recombinase/integrase translates to MQKEHLINKLIKQNTQLNEELGLLKTKLKDKKTKQIRSIPIRFYLNDKIIRLVKRCIEKLKEKDPISGWFVYLLSITGCRGVEIQNVKLTDISKERSSDGEMFYSIRVNVAKKRNSICIREVIISKSEFNSIMQAHQNYFLSKGKDSRRTYLFQKSKIKFRDNKININEIAIRFKALLVKAGFKYRKSLHICRNIFIASLKAKGYNSFEIKELMKYSSTSEIDNVYGLSSASKIQAYKDIKNSLN